The following nucleotide sequence is from Harmonia axyridis chromosome 5, icHarAxyr1.1, whole genome shotgun sequence.
TTACTACAAAGCCATTTTTTATAAGcgttcttttttttctcaatcaaGACATCTATTTCTCCATTCCACCATACTTTCTTGCTTTTAGTGCGGTGTTTTAGTCCAATGGCTTCTTCTGCTGCACTCTGGATACTGTCCACTATATTCCTGTATACTTCTCCAACAGAATTGTTTGGTgttatattcattaatttttcatcTAGTCGTTTCTGGTATAGATGTTTTGTACTTTCAGTAAGCAAGCTCTCCAAGTTGTATCTTTTTGGTTCCAAAGTTTCGTTGTTATCATaacattcattgttttgttttctTGGTTGGTGTCTGAATGGGAATATTATCTTGGCCTTAACCATGTAATGATCCGACCCACATGTTATTCCTCTATACGCTCGTACGTCATTAACTTGGAGGGTTGTCTGTTGTCTTACTATGACATAGTCTATCACTGATTTCAGATTTCTGGTTGGTTGAGTCCAGGTGTAGGTATGGATGTCTTTGTGTTTGTAAAAGCCATTTGTAATCTTCAGAAGCTGGCTTTCGCATATTTCTATCAGTCTATCGCCATTATCGTTTTGGCTTAATTCTCCATGTGGGCCGACCACGTTATTATTCGTTTTTCGTCCGACTCTACCGTTGAAATCTCCAAGAATTATGATCTCTCTTGTGTTTCCtatctttgtaatttcttcattcatttttgCGAAAAAATCATCTTTCCTAGCATAGGGCTCGTCATCTGAGATGGCATATATTCCAAGAACAGTGACCGGTCTCTGATTTATGTTGAGATTGACTCTGATTATATTCTCGTCAATAGCTTCATAGTCCGTGATTTTATTCTGATGTCTTTTATGTATCATAATGGATACCCCCCTCTTTTCTCTCTCATGTTTCGCAACTCCAGTGAAAACATGTATATAATCGTTAATTATCTGAGTGCCATTTCCTTTTCTCTTGGTCTCAGTCAGAGCTACGATAtccatgtttagagattttATTTCCCTTGTAATTTCCTCGATTTTTCCGCTCATACTTTGTACATTCCATGTGCCGATATTCATTGTCCGTTTTCGTAGCTTGGGTCGTTTTCCGTTATTTCCGTCCGAGTTTCCGAGGCGATTCTTAGGCTTTGCAGTATTTCCAATAACATACGGTAACACTGGATCGATAGAAATCTCCAAAAAGTCCAAATACGTACATATCTCTAATCAGATTACCAGGTAAGAAAATCAAATCATTAATGATGCCACAGAAATATTCCAGTCCCAATTCGTGAAACGATTTCCGACTTAATTTCTCAGTTGGCttcaatatgttttcattttgttgattattgaattcatatctttaaaaaaaatgagaatcgataattttttatttattacgaACAGATCATTAAGTTGGCTTACTTCTTtgacatgtgaattattcttagTTTTGAATCGAGACTTGTATGTGTTCTAATTAATTGTTCGACATGGTTTATTCAATTGCAGAGCGGGTGgaaataatttcactttttttgcAAACAATCAATGTGCGAATAGAACCGCAGAATTCTTCAATCAACGACATTTAGATAAACATGTTAATAGGAAGTATGTTTTGGAATTAGTGTCAAAGTTTCAAGAAACCGGGTCCGTGGCTAATAAAAAACGAAACATGGAAAGAAATGAAGCAGCTGAAGTAGCTGTTCTTGGACAGATTGCTCTGAATCCAATGACGAGTACGAGGCAGCTAGCACATGAATCTGGTTTTACACGAACTCGAATTGCAAATATTTTGAAGCATCATAAATTCCATCCTTACAAAATCCATCGTTCACACGCACTAAACGAAGATGATTTTGACCGTCGTGTTGAATTTTGTGATACAATGAGTGAACGAGTAACTGCTAATCTCAATTATCTGTACAATGTTTGTTTCTCCGATGAGTGTTCGTTCTTTCTAAACGGCAAAGTAAATCGACACAATTGTCGTTATTGGGCCGATGCTAATCCGAGATTGTTCCACGAAGTTTATACTCAACAACCAGAAAAACTCAATGTTTGGGTTGGAATATTTGGTGACAACATTGTCGGCCCGTTCTTTCTACCTGGTAATTTTACTGGAGATATGTATTTGGACTCATTGGAAAATCacattgatgaaattttgacggaaattattgaaaacaatgctgGAAATTATGTGGAAGATCAGATTGTGTTTCAGCAGGATGGAGCTCCTCCACACTAACCAGTTCGAGAATATCTGGATCAAAGATTTCCGAAtcggtg
It contains:
- the LOC123680838 gene encoding craniofacial development protein 2-like, whose translation is MNIGTWNVQSMSGKIEEITREIKSLNMDIVALTETKRKGNGTQIINDYIHVFTGVAKHEREKRGVSIMIHKRHQNKITDYEAIDENIIRVNLNINQRPVTVLGIYAISDDEPYARKDDFFAKMNEEITKIGNTREIIILGDFNGRVGRKTNNNVVGPHGELSQNDNGDRLIEICESQLLKITNGFYKHKDIHTYTWTQPTRNLKSVIDYVIVRQQTTLQVNDVRAYRGITCGSDHYMVKAKIIFPFRHQPRKQNNECYDNNETLEPKRYNLESLLTESTKHLYQKRLDEKLMNITPNNSVGEVYRNIVDSIQSAAEEAIGLKHRTKSKKVWWNGEIDVLIEKKKNAYKKWLCSKQQQDRDSYLEIKRITRQKVTAAKREIWDKKCQEINSYLGGRKCTESWKFISRVKAPEKFAPGLQLIPLNKWKEYYEKLLTEDRCEYTTRSPTEVNVEGENVIIDKT